The window GAAGGAGATCTTGAAATAAATTCCAACATGGCCTCTCTATAATATTGGAAAATTGGATCCAAGATACAATATTTTTTTAATTCAGGATTATAGATTTTTGGAAATAATCTTTTAAATGAAGGGCTGGATTCATCGTATGAACGTGCAAAGGATACTCCATGTTTTGTAATTATATCCATTGGTGTATCTTCATTCCACCCATGATTCATTCCAATTAAAACTACTTTAGTACATTGTAATATTTTCCAAGACACAAACCAAGAAGAGGTTCCAACATTTCCGCCTGTTTGTATAGCAGGTAATCCGTTAACATGATTTTTGGAGCGAACGATTATTGAAGAAATGTAATTAAAGGATTTTTTTTCACCATCATAATCAAATAATGAATGCATCCAATGAATTTTAATTCCGGATTTTCTTGCTTGCTCTACAGTAGTAGGATTAGCAATGGTTGTAAAAAGTCCTTTAATTTTAGAACCAAATTCAGAAATTAAAGGATGTTCAAATAATTTTGCAGTGTGTGAACCAGGATCTATATTAACAACATAAAAATTTGGAAATTTCTCAGGAGTAACACCTGCTTTTAGAGTATCAATTAATTTTCCATCACAACAAACTATAGAGCCAGAAAAATTACTGTTTGATAAAAGTTCTAAGTGCTTATGTTCATCAATTGATGGTCCTCTACCAATAACAATTGCGGTATTGTTTTGTTTTGATGAATATTTGGATAAATCCTTACATGAAGATTCATTCCAAATATTGTTCAAGTTTAAAGAGAAATTTTTGATCCAAACATCATAATCCTCATATTGAATGTTCATCATGGATTTTTCTATAGGATCTATAGATTTTACAGAAGAATCGTGTTCCAATGAACATATAAAAAATGTCTGCAATATATGTTTAAAATTAATTTAATTAAAATGAATTGGATCAAAAAACGATAAAAACAGAGGAAACACTAGTTGAAACATGAGAATAATATTCAAACAGATGACTGATTAACATATATCGTATTATCTTGTTAAAACAGTATTGAAAATTCTTGTAACAGGAGGAACGGGTTTTATTGGAAAATATCTGGTGGAATCTCTTTTAAAAAATGAAAATATAGTTACAATCTTTGATAATTTTTCAAATTCGGATAAAAAAAATGTGTCATTTTTTACAGATAGGAAAATCAGATTTTTTGAAGGCGATATCACAAATTTTGAAGATATTAACAAAGCTGTGGAAGAACAAGATATGGTTATTCACTTAGCTGCAAAAATATCTGTAGAAGAATCACTCAAAAATCCCACTGAGACATTTAGGGTTAATGTAGATGGAACAAAAAATATTCTTTTTTCCTGCAAAAAAAACAATGTGAAAAAAATTATCGTTGCTTCATCTGCTGCAGTATATGGTGAAGGCAGTCCAAATGTTAAATTGACTGAAAAATCAAAAACAAACCCAATTTCACCTTATGGCGAAAGTAAAATCAAGATGGAAGATGAGATAAAAAAATTGCATCAGAGTGTGGGATTAATTATATTATTTTGAGATTTTTTAATATTTATGGGATTGGGCAATCATCTGAATATGCAGGAGTAATAACTAAATTTTTAGAGAGAATTAAAAATAATGAATCCCTGAAAATATTTGGAGATGGAATGCAAACTAGAGATTTTGTATCCATTCAAGATGTAATAAACTCAATTCATAATGCCATTTCATATAACAAAAACGGAGTATTCAATATTGCGTCAGGCAAGGCAATTACAATAAGAGAATTGGCAGAATTAATGATTTTATTATCTGAGAAGAAATTAAGTATTCAATATTTGCCACCAAAAAAAGGAGATATCAGATATAGCGAGGCAGGCATTTCACTGGCAAAAGAAAATTTAGGATATGATCCAAAAATTGAACTAAGAGATGGAATCAAAAAATTACTAAATGCAAATATCAATTCTCAGTAGACCTAGAAATATCAGAATAACTACTATTCAGTTTTATATATGAAGAATAGTAAAGATTGTAGAAATTGGAAAAAACCGAAGTAACTACAGTCAAATCTAGATTAGATACAGATGCGCCTGTAAGAGATGCAATAAATCCAGAAGAATATGATGAGTATAGAGAACAATGGAAAGAGGCTACAAATCTAAATATTGTAACAGATTTTCCATTACAGATCGATTTTGAATTGAATTATTCATGTAATTTTACATGTCCTATGTGTACATGGAATAGTGAATCTACAGAAGAGAAAGGAAAACAAACATGGTTTGATTTTGAAGTGTTTAAGGAGGTAATTGACGATGGTGTATCTAAAGGACTTAAATCAATTAGATTGAATTACATTAATGAACCTCTCATTAGAAAAGACATTGTCAAGTTTATTTCATATGCACGACAGGCTGGAATTTTAGATATTTACTTTAGCACTAATGGTTCTTTACTATCAGATAGTATGATTAGAAGCTTGATAGATTCAGGTTTGTTGAGATTACAAGTATCATTAGATGCGCATACAAAAGAAACATATGAAAAAATCAGACAGGGAGGAAATTTTGAAGATGTAATAAAAAAAGTTCTCAGATTTTTAGAGATTAGAAATGAATTGAATTTGAAACTACCTACTTTGAGAGTTAACTTTGTCAAAACAGATGTAAATAAAGATGAATTAGATGATTTTGTAAAATTCTGGGAAAATAAAGCTGATTCAATAGGAATACAGGATCTTGTAGGAATAATGAATGGATTTGGAAAAAAATCAGATGAAGAGATAGAAAAAACAAGGCTTGCTGGTAAGTTTCGATGTGCACAGCCATTTCAACGTGTAACATTAAGATATGATGGAACTGTTTTACCGTGTTGTACATTTTATGCTGCTGAAAT is drawn from Candidatus Nitrosarchaeum limnium SFB1 and contains these coding sequences:
- a CDS encoding Putative Fe-S oxidoreductase; amino-acid sequence: MEKTEVTTVKSRLDTDAPVRDAINPEEYDEYREQWKEATNLNIVTDFPLQIDFELNYSCNFTCPMCTWNSESTEEKGKQTWFDFEVFKEVIDDGVSKGLKSIRLNYINEPLIRKDIVKFISYARQAGILDIYFSTNGSLLSDSMIRSLIDSGLLRLQVSLDAHTKETYEKIRQGGNFEDVIKKVLRFLEIRNELNLKLPTLRVNFVKTDVNKDELDDFVKFWENKADSIGIQDLVGIMNGFGKKSDEEIEKTRLAGKFRCAQPFQRVTLRYDGTVLPCCTFYAAEMPIGQLKTNIETEFSKVDNIGLLDKSLKSKLIIGTIQDIWKSKQMQFIREIHQKGEFWRHPICKTCVLSTSHFDVTQ
- a CDS encoding Nucleoside-diphosphate-sugar epimerase produces the protein MKILVTGGTGFIGKYLVESLLKNENIVTIFDNFSNSDKKNVSFFTDRKIRFFEGDITNFEDINKAVEEQDMVIHLAAKISVEESLKNPTETFRVNVDGTKNILFSCKKNNVKKIIVASSAAVYGEGSPNVKLTEKSKTNPISPYGESKIKMEDEIKKLHQSVGLIILF
- a CDS encoding Nucleoside-diphosphate-sugar epimerase; this translates as MQTRDFVSIQDVINSIHNAISYNKNGVFNIASGKAITIRELAELMILLSEKKLSIQYLPPKKGDIRYSEAGISLAKENLGYDPKIELRDGIKKLLNANINSQ